In a single window of the Raphanus sativus cultivar WK10039 chromosome 9, ASM80110v3, whole genome shotgun sequence genome:
- the LOC130499394 gene encoding uncharacterized protein LOC130499394 produces MVRQRMLTAHYREIFGEPGSQLDPPGSSSGAGGSGSSDQESVPETQHFFPPIPPPMAQPQPMAQPMAQPMVPPMAPPVPPPMAPPEIPAAVHPDLMVPPTVPFSQYTVEDILGMPGRAGLPIIDPDRPDGTLWFGVDNSLATDVTETIKGYFSMAHPNWKLTPIYIRKTWFKIYAQKYHWSIGVSERVRKAFYEKAQVRLSDTVCNWKGAWIVKGYTRGKPAELTTDVWDGLIRYWKDPNSIRIANICAAARNTVDEHGNGPMLHSTGQKPHAGVRLKMAKELGRLPTLPELYERTHKNKAGQFLDGKSEQIYNNVIARVEERQTQLTQQSGDGLPVTLSTTEVDKIYEEVVPKKKGRTLGIGSVNDVPRATSSYAQRQTEEVTQLRSELGATKSRVSGLEAFIDVIASTNPEWEALLRNMKQQNPIPGESSGTHNEEDVTRRSEEFYEAMNEP; encoded by the exons atg gttcgccagcgcatgcttactgctcactacagggagatattcggtgagcctggtagtcagttagacccgccaggttcttcttcaggtgccggcggttcaggttcttcagatcaggagtctgttcccgagactcagcatttcttccctccgattcctcctccgatggctcagcctcagccgatggctcagccgatggctcaacCGATGgttcctccgatggctcctccggtgcctcctccgatggctcctcctgagatccccgccgctgttcatcccgatctcatggtgccacctactgttccgttctcgcagtacactgtcgaggatattcttggtatgccaggcagagctggtttaccaatcatagaccccgacagacccgacgggactttatg gtttggggttgacaattcccttgcgacagatgtaaccgagacgattaaaggttacttctccatggcgcatccaaactggaaattgacgccgatctacatccgaaagacgtggttcaagatttacgct caaaagtatcattggtccatcggggtcagtgagagagtgaggaaggcgttttacgaaaaggcgcaagttcgcttgtcggacacggtttgcaactggaagggtgcctggatcgtcaaggggtacacccgtggcaaacccgctgagcttaccacggatgtttgggacggcctcatccgttactggaaggatcctaactccattaggatcgcaaacatttgtgctgccgcccgtaacacggtagacgagcacggtaacggcccgatgctacactctacgggccaaaaaccacatgccggtgtccgtttgaaaatg gccaaagagttgggacgtctcccgactcttccggaactttacgagcggacccacaaaaacaaggcgggccagtttttagatggcaagtccgagcaaatctacaacaacgtaattgctcgggttgaggagcgccagactcagctgacccagcagtccggcgacggattaccagttaccttatccacaactgaagtggataagatttacgaggag gttgtccctaagaaaaagggacgtacgttggggatcggttccgtcaatgatgtcccgagagcgacatcatcttatgctcagagacagaccgaagaagtcactcagttgcgttccgagctgggcgcgaccaaaagccgtgtgagtggactcgaagccttcatcgacgttatagcgtccacaaatccggaatgggaagctttgttgaggaacatgaaacaacaaaatcccattccaggcgagtcatcgggcacacataacgaggaggatgttacgaggaggagcgaggaattctacgaggcgatgaacgagccttag
- the LOC108825855 gene encoding uncharacterized protein LOC108825855, whose product MVSRQEETLFSRKRDFTAYGEEFHNLFKKTKQEDQSHGTLQRAMLNEGSNSESMRSVTFDFELNLHTPLPSGWQKSIETKSYPRTSVDHRTRHPNDPLLVERPKMSLDLELNLSPSYSPTKAATEIEESSNDNENVSSSKGINLTSPRMKTTTVTGLKRSLSWLAFEGGDDDDVDCKEQEMVTKVCMKCHMLVMLCTSTPVCPNCKFMHPHDHSSTKLFKPSNLLRLLC is encoded by the exons ATGGTTTCTCGACAAGAAGAAACCCTTTTCTCTAGAAAGAGAGATTTTACAGCCTATGGAGAAGAGTTTCACAATTTATTCAAGAAGACCAAACAAGAAGATCAATCACATGGAACACTTCAGAGAGCCATGTTAAATGAAGGATCAAACTCAGAGAGTATGAGATCAGTTACGTTTGATTTTGAACTTAACCTCCACACTCCTCTACCTTCAGGCTGGCAGAAATCTATAGAGACTAag AGCTATCCGAGAACATCTGTGGATCATAGGACGAGACACCCCAACGATCCGTTGCTTGTTGAGCGACCAAAGATGAGTCTAGACCTTGAGCTGAACCTCTCACCTTCTTATTCACCTACAAAGGCCGCTACGGAAATAGAAGAATCCTCAAATGACAATGAAAACGTGTCATCATCGAAGGGTATCAATCTGACAAGCCCGAGAATGAAGACCACGACTGTGACAGGATTAAAACGATCATTGTCATGGCTTGCGTTTGAAGGTGGTGATGACGATGACGTTGACTGCAAGGAGCAAGAGATGGTAACAAAAGTGTGCATGAAATGCCACATGCTGGTTATGCTGTGCACATCAACTCCTGTTTGTCCCAACTGCAAGTTCATGCACCCACATGATCACAGCTCTACTAAACTGTTTAAACCATCGAATTTGCTTAGGCTCTTGTGTTAG